One genomic segment of Acinetobacter sp. C26M includes these proteins:
- a CDS encoding cytochrome ubiquinol oxidase subunit I: MISESVVDLSRFQFAMTAMYHFLFVPLTLGLAFILAIMETTYVISGKEIYKDMTKFWGKLFGINFALGVTTGLTMEFQFGTNWAYYSHYVGDIFGAPLAIEGLMAFFLESTFIGLFFFGWDRLSKVQHLGVTWLVAIGSNMSALWILIANGWMQNPVGAAFNYETMRMELVDFGALIFNPVAQVKFVHTVSAGYVTGAIFVLAISSYYLLKKRDLPFARRSFAIAAIFGLASTLSVILLGDESGYELGDVQKTKLAAIEAEWHTEPAPAAFTLFGLPNQQEMRTDYAIKIPYVMGIIATRSTDKEVTGLRDLMKEHEVRIRNGMVAYSELEKLRAGDRSPELLASFEKNQKDLGYGLLLKKYSPNVVDATEEHIQAATKDTIPNVAALFFSFRAMVASGFLMLLLFLFATWAVAKRNAEDKPWLLKFALFALPLPWIAAQTGWYVAEGGRQPWSIGEILPTHLSASSVSAGDVWGSIIALAAFYTVLLIIEMYLMIKFARLGPSSLHTGKYHFEKLEAKTGEAQS; this comes from the coding sequence ATGATTTCTGAAAGCGTGGTCGATCTTTCGCGGTTCCAATTTGCAATGACCGCAATGTATCACTTTCTTTTCGTCCCTCTAACTTTAGGTCTGGCTTTTATTCTTGCCATCATGGAAACCACCTATGTGATTTCAGGCAAAGAAATTTATAAAGACATGACCAAGTTTTGGGGGAAACTCTTCGGGATTAACTTTGCCTTAGGTGTAACCACTGGTCTGACTATGGAATTCCAGTTCGGTACCAACTGGGCTTATTATTCTCACTATGTAGGCGATATTTTCGGGGCACCGCTTGCAATTGAAGGCTTGATGGCTTTCTTCCTAGAATCCACCTTTATTGGTTTATTCTTCTTTGGCTGGGATCGTCTATCTAAAGTACAGCACTTAGGTGTGACTTGGTTGGTGGCGATTGGCTCGAATATGTCTGCCTTGTGGATTCTCATCGCCAACGGTTGGATGCAAAACCCTGTCGGTGCTGCATTTAATTACGAAACCATGCGTATGGAATTGGTGGACTTTGGTGCGCTGATTTTTAACCCTGTGGCACAAGTAAAATTTGTACACACGGTTTCTGCGGGTTATGTCACTGGTGCAATCTTTGTACTCGCCATCTCAAGCTATTACTTATTAAAGAAACGTGATTTACCTTTTGCTCGTCGCTCATTCGCCATCGCTGCAATTTTCGGTTTAGCATCAACTTTATCTGTGATTCTACTCGGTGATGAGTCTGGTTATGAACTCGGTGACGTTCAAAAAACCAAACTTGCTGCCATTGAAGCTGAATGGCATACCGAACCTGCACCTGCTGCATTCACCTTATTTGGTCTCCCAAATCAGCAGGAAATGCGTACCGACTACGCCATTAAAATCCCTTATGTCATGGGGATTATTGCAACACGTTCTACCGATAAAGAAGTGACTGGCTTACGTGACTTGATGAAAGAACACGAAGTGCGTATCCGTAATGGTATGGTGGCCTATAGCGAGTTGGAAAAACTTCGTGCAGGTGACCGCTCTCCAGAACTGTTAGCTTCATTTGAGAAAAATCAAAAAGACTTAGGTTATGGCCTACTCTTGAAAAAATATTCTCCAAATGTGGTTGATGCGACTGAAGAACACATCCAAGCTGCAACTAAAGATACCATTCCAAACGTCGCAGCATTGTTCTTCTCTTTCCGTGCCATGGTTGCTTCTGGCTTCCTCATGCTGTTGCTATTCCTGTTCGCGACTTGGGCTGTGGCGAAACGTAATGCTGAAGATAAACCTTGGTTACTCAAATTTGCTTTGTTTGCTCTCCCTCTCCCATGGATTGCAGCTCAAACAGGTTGGTATGTAGCTGAAGGTGGTCGTCAGCCTTGGTCGATTGGTGAAATCTTACCGACACACCTCTCTGCATCAAGCGTCAGCGCTGGTGATGTGTGGGGCTCGATTATTGCGCTTGCAGCGTTCTATACCGTACTGCTCATTATTGAAATGTACTTAATGATCAAATTTGCTCGTTTAGGTCCAAGTTCTTTGCATACTGGTAAATATCATTTTGAAAAACTAGAAGCAAAAACTGGGGAGGCTCAATCATGA
- the cydP gene encoding cytochrome oxidase putative small subunit CydP — protein sequence MNTSSQDPNRRLIREITIILIIKVVLLLVIKHIWFDAPTIPKDFNNEVAERIAGDMSKTQETR from the coding sequence ATGAACACGAGTTCTCAAGATCCAAATCGGCGACTCATCAGAGAAATCACGATTATTCTTATTATTAAAGTTGTACTTCTCTTGGTGATTAAACACATCTGGTTTGATGCGCCAACGATTCCAAAAGATTTTAACAATGAAGTTGCCGAGCGTATTGCTGGTGACATGTCCAAAACTCAGGAGACACGTTGA
- a CDS encoding TonB-dependent siderophore receptor, with the protein MKHHNLYTAIMLSMLGGSTSMVWAGDISENSNKSDVLPVIHLKADHEASAYTVKKSKSATKLDLSLKETPQSVSVITEQQMKDQNLTSVSGVLDQIPGIYRQSYGATSAWGTGGEYTSYYSRGSKIINFQIDGLLSSPAIEGRSNTALSNIDTAIFENITVVKGATGLLNGSGLPSASVNFNRKHATANAQSSAKVSYGSWNTWRSEIDASQALNESGSIRGRVVAAHQQGDSWQKWGDAASTILYGVVDADLSDKTVLSIGTSLSRNESDGQSIHAYANFDAKNILSPMGRKDNSAPRWAYTHTDSLNAFAQLQHEFENRWKLNANYNFATTDTESIYGVIGSNTSGVYKTQDGKRVQVIGADGKPVYYTDYEKNTSTVTAGYQHTKPVEHSVDLGVTGPYQLFGREHELMLGANFQDVDQNDPYYNRVMGETGAINIKTWNGYTAQPTGLYTAASTGNSVLQFRQYGGYLATRLNLLDNLKVILGGRVSSIDYYAESGNKNNGTKIKIDDQFTPYAGVVLDLTPEWAVYGSYTSIFSPQANKDYQMKLLDPKEGDSYELGIKGELFSGRVNTSLALFQSNMDNVAVDAGKYTTSEEVPGAVAGTTYYRSAKGAKTKGFEAVISGEVLPNLNLNGGYTYSETKEKGDRINTDIPKDQFKLFGTYKFSGDLDKLSIGAGVTWQSKIYSSYDMDGFARDSNGQKAFTLVDAMAKYQISPELTVGLNLNNITDKTYRLNTSNQTFGAPRSVTGSVSFKF; encoded by the coding sequence ATGAAGCACCACAATTTATATACAGCGATTATGTTAAGCATGCTTGGTGGTTCTACAAGCATGGTTTGGGCTGGTGATATATCAGAAAATTCAAACAAATCAGATGTGTTACCTGTTATTCATCTTAAAGCTGATCACGAAGCTTCTGCATATACCGTAAAAAAATCAAAATCAGCAACCAAACTGGATTTATCTTTAAAAGAAACTCCGCAGTCTGTGAGTGTGATTACCGAACAACAAATGAAAGATCAAAATCTGACAAGTGTATCTGGGGTGCTTGATCAGATTCCTGGTATTTATCGTCAAAGTTATGGTGCGACATCTGCTTGGGGAACAGGTGGTGAATATACCTCGTATTATTCGCGTGGCTCTAAAATTATTAACTTTCAGATTGACGGGTTGTTGTCGAGTCCAGCGATAGAAGGTCGTAGTAACACTGCACTCAGTAATATTGATACTGCTATTTTTGAAAATATTACTGTTGTTAAGGGGGCAACTGGCTTGTTAAATGGCAGTGGTTTGCCAAGCGCCAGTGTTAATTTTAACCGCAAGCATGCTACAGCAAATGCTCAATCATCTGCCAAGGTGAGCTATGGTTCATGGAATACGTGGCGGAGTGAAATTGATGCCTCTCAAGCATTGAATGAATCGGGGAGTATTCGTGGTCGTGTTGTCGCAGCACATCAACAAGGTGATAGCTGGCAGAAATGGGGTGACGCTGCATCAACCATTTTATATGGAGTGGTGGATGCTGATTTAAGTGATAAAACTGTTTTAAGTATTGGTACATCATTAAGCCGTAATGAAAGTGATGGTCAGAGTATCCACGCTTACGCAAATTTTGATGCGAAGAATATTCTTTCTCCAATGGGACGCAAGGACAACTCAGCCCCACGATGGGCTTATACTCATACCGATAGTCTAAATGCATTTGCGCAGTTGCAACATGAGTTTGAAAATCGTTGGAAGTTGAATGCAAATTATAATTTTGCGACAACCGATACAGAAAGCATTTATGGTGTGATTGGGTCAAATACATCTGGCGTTTATAAGACGCAAGATGGGAAGCGTGTACAGGTCATTGGCGCTGATGGTAAACCTGTTTATTACACTGATTATGAAAAAAACACATCAACTGTGACTGCTGGTTATCAGCATACTAAACCTGTTGAACATTCTGTCGATTTGGGCGTGACTGGACCATATCAACTTTTCGGTCGTGAACATGAGCTGATGCTAGGTGCAAACTTTCAGGATGTAGACCAAAATGATCCTTATTACAATCGGGTTATGGGTGAAACAGGCGCAATTAATATCAAAACCTGGAATGGTTATACAGCACAGCCTACTGGTTTATATACTGCGGCAAGTACAGGAAATTCAGTACTGCAATTTAGGCAATATGGCGGCTATTTGGCAACTCGTTTAAATCTTCTTGATAATTTGAAAGTTATATTGGGTGGACGTGTTTCGAGCATTGATTATTATGCCGAATCTGGTAATAAAAATAACGGAACAAAAATTAAAATTGATGATCAGTTTACGCCTTATGCAGGGGTTGTTCTTGATCTCACACCTGAATGGGCGGTTTATGGTAGTTATACCAGTATCTTCTCGCCACAGGCGAATAAAGACTATCAAATGAAATTGCTGGATCCTAAAGAAGGTGATAGCTATGAATTAGGTATTAAAGGTGAGCTTTTTTCGGGTCGTGTAAATACCAGTTTGGCTTTATTCCAATCGAATATGGATAATGTTGCTGTTGATGCAGGTAAATATACAACCAGTGAAGAAGTGCCTGGCGCAGTTGCAGGGACTACATATTACCGTTCAGCAAAAGGCGCGAAAACAAAAGGCTTTGAGGCTGTGATTTCAGGAGAAGTGCTACCTAATCTGAATCTAAATGGTGGATATACTTATTCAGAAACCAAAGAAAAAGGAGATCGCATCAATACCGATATTCCAAAAGATCAGTTTAAGCTCTTTGGTACTTATAAGTTTTCTGGTGATTTAGACAAGCTGAGTATTGGCGCTGGCGTGACATGGCAGAGTAAAATTTATAGTAGTTATGATATGGATGGCTTTGCTCGTGATAGCAATGGTCAGAAAGCTTTTACGTTGGTTGATGCTATGGCTAAGTATCAAATCAGTCCAGAGTTAACGGTGGGGTTAAATCTCAATAATATTACAGATAAAACCTATCGTTTGAATACGTCAAATCAAACCTTTGGTGCACCGCGTAGTGTAACGGGTTCTGTTTCCTTTAAGTTTTAA
- the cydB gene encoding cytochrome d ubiquinol oxidase subunit II — MIEYELLKIIWWVLVGVLLIGFALTDGFDMGSMALMPFVGKTDSERRAAINTIAPHWDGNQVWFITAGGALFAAWPMVYAVAFSGMYWALLLVLFALFLRPVGFDYRSKLENTQWRTSWDWGLCIGGAVPALVFGVAFGNLFLGVPFSLDDTLRSQYTGSFFALLNPFALICGIVSLSMLCAHGGAWLMLRTDGNLHNRSAKATQIMAIVFLVCFLAAGAWLLFGNISGYSYATAVNTNAALNPLAKDVVTNANHGWLNNYTTYPITMAAPIVAILGALLVIVSAAKHKAAVSFTGTSLMIVGAILTAGFALFPFLLPSSIDPTSSLTMWDAVSSHKTLGVMTVAACIFVPLILIYTSWSYYKMWGVITNKHIEENSHSLY; from the coding sequence ATGATCGAATATGAACTCCTAAAAATTATCTGGTGGGTCTTGGTTGGTGTACTACTGATTGGCTTTGCACTTACCGATGGTTTCGATATGGGCTCAATGGCACTGATGCCATTTGTAGGTAAAACTGACTCTGAACGTCGTGCTGCAATCAATACCATTGCTCCGCACTGGGATGGTAACCAAGTCTGGTTTATTACCGCAGGTGGTGCACTGTTTGCTGCTTGGCCAATGGTCTATGCGGTTGCCTTCTCTGGCATGTATTGGGCCTTGCTACTCGTTTTGTTCGCTCTGTTCCTGCGACCCGTCGGTTTCGACTATCGCTCTAAATTAGAGAATACCCAATGGCGTACCTCTTGGGACTGGGGCCTATGTATCGGTGGTGCGGTGCCTGCACTGGTGTTTGGTGTGGCATTCGGGAACTTGTTCCTTGGCGTACCCTTTAGCTTAGATGACACTTTACGTTCGCAATATACAGGTAGCTTCTTTGCACTATTGAATCCGTTTGCTCTGATTTGCGGTATCGTCAGCTTATCAATGCTATGTGCGCATGGTGGTGCTTGGCTGATGCTACGTACTGATGGCAATTTGCATAACCGCTCTGCAAAAGCAACACAAATCATGGCAATCGTGTTCCTTGTGTGCTTCTTAGCTGCGGGTGCATGGTTATTGTTTGGCAATATCTCAGGTTATAGCTATGCAACTGCGGTCAATACCAATGCTGCACTGAATCCACTTGCAAAAGATGTGGTGACCAATGCCAATCATGGTTGGTTAAATAACTATACAACGTATCCGATCACCATGGCTGCGCCTATCGTTGCGATCCTCGGTGCGCTATTGGTAATTGTCAGTGCAGCGAAACATAAAGCGGCTGTGAGTTTTACAGGTACAAGCCTGATGATTGTTGGTGCAATTCTCACTGCTGGTTTTGCCTTGTTCCCATTCTTATTACCATCAAGCATTGACCCAACTTCAAGCTTGACCATGTGGGATGCCGTTTCTAGTCATAAAACCCTTGGTGTAATGACCGTTGCTGCATGTATCTTCGTTCCGCTCATTTTGATCTATACCTCTTGGTCGTATTACAAAATGTGGGGTGTCATCACCAACAAACATATCGAAGAAAATTCACATAGTTTGTATTAA
- a CDS encoding PepSY-associated TM helix domain-containing protein: MKIRADIIKTGKNLHTWVGISAGILLFICFFAGGLTMFQHQLSQWAAPPQQKLEKIQNSQYNRLVEQVQAKFPETQKTFTLSFSSPEGHNAPIQWEAAHEENEDHHGIDIAQTSMVATLDNNGQLIAKEENVSKLGWLIEQLHETAGIPGMMGHHTAGVMVMGVVAVLYFLAIMSGLIVLLPTLISDYFAVRKGKNKKRFWLDTHNVIGITSLPFHIIISVSVVVFAFHDIFYGALTQLVSKDKPLFERPPAVKIVEPTPQLDVEKVFLNIQKAAPDYRIDGIRFNQLDNPERASAFVALYHPDRMLRGDTFDYMSFNPYQSTPYPTKTLSTEESSAASLIRSMFALHFGNYGGEPIRWIYLIFGLGGAYLFYSGNILWIETRLRKQKNPNLPAPQQRKDVMFIANLTIGACLGCMLAIFTSMLIGRWAYVIPLQLQSHNHVFMYSYYLVFIACITYSFLIGAAKALAQLFLAIALVLLLIPATSVLAYMFPIQGLWYSTGHLIWIDITALIFALVFIRFYQQARDRAQAAPIGSIWSTQKVNQASSLTENQA, encoded by the coding sequence ATGAAAATTCGCGCAGATATCATTAAAACTGGCAAAAACCTACACACATGGGTTGGCATAAGCGCAGGTATTTTATTATTTATCTGTTTTTTTGCTGGTGGACTAACGATGTTTCAACATCAACTTAGTCAATGGGCAGCTCCTCCTCAGCAAAAATTAGAAAAAATTCAAAATAGCCAATACAACCGATTGGTCGAGCAAGTTCAGGCTAAGTTCCCCGAAACACAAAAGACGTTCACTTTAAGCTTTAGCTCACCAGAAGGACATAATGCACCCATTCAATGGGAAGCAGCACATGAGGAAAATGAAGATCATCATGGCATTGATATCGCTCAAACAAGCATGGTGGCAACGCTCGATAACAATGGACAACTGATTGCCAAAGAAGAAAATGTGTCAAAACTAGGTTGGCTGATTGAACAACTGCATGAGACTGCGGGTATCCCAGGTATGATGGGACACCATACCGCAGGTGTAATGGTGATGGGCGTTGTGGCTGTTTTATACTTTCTTGCCATTATGTCGGGTTTAATCGTGCTATTACCCACGCTGATCAGCGATTATTTTGCAGTCCGCAAAGGTAAAAACAAAAAACGCTTTTGGCTAGACACACATAATGTCATTGGCATTACCAGTTTACCTTTCCATATCATTATCAGCGTTAGTGTCGTCGTTTTTGCTTTTCATGATATTTTTTATGGTGCACTTACTCAATTGGTTTCTAAAGATAAGCCCCTATTTGAGCGTCCGCCAGCCGTTAAAATTGTGGAACCAACCCCACAACTCGATGTAGAAAAAGTTTTCCTCAACATTCAAAAAGCAGCACCCGATTATCGCATTGATGGCATTCGTTTTAATCAACTGGATAATCCAGAGCGTGCATCTGCCTTTGTTGCTTTATATCATCCGGATCGTATGCTTCGTGGTGATACCTTTGACTATATGTCATTTAATCCATATCAAAGTACACCATATCCGACCAAGACCCTATCCACTGAAGAAAGTTCAGCGGCTTCACTGATTCGTTCAATGTTTGCCTTACATTTTGGTAATTATGGTGGTGAACCCATTCGCTGGATCTATTTGATCTTTGGCTTAGGCGGGGCTTATCTGTTTTATTCAGGCAATATTCTGTGGATTGAAACTCGCCTGCGTAAACAGAAGAATCCCAATCTACCAGCACCACAACAGCGTAAAGATGTCATGTTTATTGCCAATCTGACCATTGGTGCTTGCTTAGGCTGTATGTTAGCGATATTTACCAGTATGCTGATTGGGCGATGGGCTTATGTCATACCATTGCAATTACAAAGTCATAACCATGTATTTATGTATAGCTACTATTTGGTATTTATTGCTTGTATTACATACAGTTTCCTTATTGGTGCAGCAAAAGCTTTAGCTCAACTTTTCTTAGCCATTGCGCTTGTTTTATTGCTGATTCCTGCGACTTCTGTGCTCGCCTATATGTTTCCAATCCAAGGACTTTGGTATTCAACAGGTCATTTGATTTGGATTGATATCACGGCTTTGATATTTGCTTTGGTATTTATACGTTTTTATCAACAAGCCAGAGATCGTGCGCAAGCTGCGCCAATTGGTTCAATTTGGTCTACACAAAAAGTTAACCAAGCATCCTCTCTTACTGAAAACCAAGCTTAA
- the cydX gene encoding cytochrome bd-I oxidase subunit CydX, with translation MWYFAWILGVLMACFAGVLSALYIEHHQDLDEE, from the coding sequence ATGTGGTACTTTGCATGGATTCTAGGTGTCTTGATGGCATGTTTCGCAGGTGTACTCAGTGCGCTTTATATCGAACATCATCAAGATTTAGATGAGGAATAA
- a CDS encoding cyd operon YbgE family protein: MAEAMTTPKNSKAQVLAMTISFLLALPLAAILLVHPSLMLDANGHYNHSLLMLVMIGISGGFVHGVGFIPRFWLWKWLFSPYIAWPLMVLGYFIWIGN; the protein is encoded by the coding sequence ATGGCTGAAGCAATGACAACACCGAAGAATAGTAAAGCGCAAGTACTTGCAATGACCATTTCGTTTTTGTTGGCATTGCCGCTTGCTGCTATTTTACTGGTACATCCCTCACTGATGTTGGATGCCAACGGACACTATAATCATAGCTTGCTGATGTTGGTGATGATTGGTATTTCTGGTGGTTTCGTGCATGGGGTTGGGTTTATACCAAGATTCTGGTTATGGAAATGGCTGTTTAGTCCTTATATCGCTTGGCCATTAATGGTGTTGGGATATTTTATCTGGATTGGAAATTAA
- a CDS encoding Rieske (2Fe-2S) protein, with protein MTEEVPERESRAYDTMKGTTIFITQKDGSFYAYQNVCPHLQTELEYLENQFLDQDKEYIQCSTHGALFSVETGECISGPCLGEFLEKVNLEVHSDGGIYID; from the coding sequence ATGACTGAAGAAGTCCCTGAGCGTGAGTCTCGTGCATACGACACCATGAAAGGGACCACGATTTTTATCACTCAAAAAGATGGCAGCTTCTATGCCTATCAAAACGTTTGCCCACACTTGCAAACCGAACTTGAGTATTTAGAAAATCAATTCTTGGATCAAGATAAAGAATACATTCAGTGTTCTACCCATGGTGCACTGTTTTCAGTCGAAACAGGCGAATGTATTTCAGGCCCTTGTCTAGGTGAATTCCTTGAGAAAGTAAATTTGGAAGTCCACTCAGATGGTGGTATCTATATTGATTAA
- a CDS encoding adenosine kinase — protein MATVDLFAIGNALIDQEFKVSNEFLTQQGLPKGTMHLADGETQANLYQKLQDTQSYKGQASGGSAANTTVAFSALGGTAFYGCRVGNDELGRIYLDGLNEAGITTTTQSISEGVTGTCMVLISPDSERTMQTYLGITAELSDEQIDFEPLKTAKWLYIEGYLSTSDTARVAVKQARELAKAHGVKIALSLSDPAMVQYARQGLVELLDDGVDLLFCNEQEALMFTETDNLDAAIESLKLKNQHIVITQGAKGAVIVDQAHHFHVNGRAVEAVDTNGAGDAFSGAFLYAINAGLSLEAAAQLAILISSEVVAQYGPRLSVENYAKLFEQFQKAQQECA, from the coding sequence ATGGCAACTGTTGATCTTTTTGCAATTGGTAATGCACTCATTGACCAAGAATTTAAGGTTTCAAATGAGTTTCTAACGCAACAGGGATTGCCAAAAGGCACAATGCATTTGGCCGATGGTGAAACACAGGCAAATTTATATCAAAAATTACAAGATACTCAAAGCTACAAGGGCCAAGCCAGTGGTGGTTCAGCAGCGAATACAACCGTTGCTTTTAGTGCCTTAGGTGGTACTGCATTTTATGGCTGTCGTGTAGGTAATGATGAACTCGGTCGCATTTATCTAGACGGCTTAAATGAAGCAGGCATCACAACCACAACACAATCAATCAGTGAAGGTGTTACAGGTACTTGTATGGTTCTGATCAGCCCAGATTCAGAACGTACCATGCAAACCTATCTCGGTATTACCGCTGAATTATCCGATGAACAAATCGACTTTGAACCGCTTAAAACCGCAAAGTGGCTGTATATCGAAGGTTACTTATCAACCAGCGATACCGCTCGTGTTGCAGTTAAACAGGCACGTGAACTGGCTAAAGCACACGGTGTTAAAATTGCATTATCACTGTCTGATCCTGCAATGGTGCAATATGCACGTCAAGGTTTAGTCGAACTCTTAGATGATGGCGTAGACTTGTTATTCTGTAATGAACAAGAAGCACTCATGTTTACCGAAACAGACAATCTTGATGCTGCGATTGAAAGCCTAAAATTAAAGAATCAACATATTGTGATTACTCAAGGCGCTAAAGGTGCTGTGATTGTTGATCAAGCACACCACTTCCATGTCAATGGTCGTGCTGTTGAAGCTGTGGATACCAATGGTGCTGGCGATGCATTCTCAGGCGCATTTTTATATGCAATCAATGCAGGTTTAAGCTTGGAAGCTGCTGCACAACTTGCTATTTTGATCTCAAGTGAGGTGGTTGCTCAATATGGACCACGTTTAAGCGTAGAAAACTACGCTAAACTGTTTGAACAATTCCAGAAAGCTCAACAGGAATGTGCATAA
- a CDS encoding OB-fold-containig protein, with product MTEFFLNYYLMPFHMSVVALIVLSIAETIGIVIGLRPSHLVKKLTPEWLLNSPLLDVKFSKYLIFVFLLINFSFAGYFLELSFFALQHYFISPYYLFVPALIIDIFFTVFMIHCLDQVIKPKVIHTHTNLVGRLATISTGNARPGFSAQARVRDEFGQLYYVQVEPEYGELELQSQVLLISQKSNSHYLAKKISLSNNLFTPD from the coding sequence ATGACTGAGTTTTTCCTCAATTACTACCTGATGCCATTTCATATGAGCGTCGTGGCTCTAATTGTGCTCAGCATTGCAGAAACCATCGGGATTGTGATTGGTTTACGTCCAAGTCATTTGGTGAAAAAACTAACACCAGAATGGTTACTCAACTCTCCTCTGCTGGATGTTAAGTTCTCCAAATACCTGATCTTTGTATTCTTATTGATCAACTTTAGCTTTGCAGGCTATTTTTTAGAACTCTCGTTCTTTGCGTTACAGCACTACTTTATTTCTCCTTATTATTTATTTGTTCCCGCTTTAATTATTGATATTTTCTTTACGGTATTTATGATTCATTGCTTGGACCAAGTCATCAAACCTAAGGTGATTCATACCCACACCAATTTGGTCGGACGTTTAGCCACCATTTCAACAGGCAATGCACGCCCAGGCTTTTCAGCGCAAGCACGTGTCCGTGATGAATTTGGTCAATTGTATTATGTACAAGTCGAACCTGAATACGGCGAACTCGAATTGCAATCACAAGTGTTATTGATTAGCCAAAAATCCAATTCACACTATCTCGCCAAGAAAATCTCACTGTCGAATAATTTGTTTACACCAGACTAA